From the Musa acuminata AAA Group cultivar baxijiao chromosome BXJ1-2, Cavendish_Baxijiao_AAA, whole genome shotgun sequence genome, one window contains:
- the LOC103974630 gene encoding uncharacterized protein LOC103974630 → MYMAYGWPQVIPLESTADAATSSSPSFDRIVYLKVINRHLLVVSPTHLELWSSSQHKVRLGKYVRDADSVEREGENLQAIWSPDTKSIAVLTSASYLHIYKVHFSGKRLMIGGKQLPGLFLASVSLVITEKAPFREKNLVISNFVCDSKNMLLGLSDGHLQLVSWIGEFPSIFKICCQPAHSVVDASSAFLGNASVQESVQCCTRSSAIVQLELSLQLRLLVVLFSGCQIALCSVNKKGLKQTSFIKAERWLNTDDAMCASVASDQQILAVGCSRGVVELYDLAENATHLRTISLYDWGYSMEDTGPVTCISWTPDNCAFAVGWKFRGLTVWSASGCRLMCTIRQIGMSSASSPMVKPNQDLKFEPLISGTSQVQWDEFGYKLYAIEERSSERILAFSFGKCCLNRGLSGTSYVRQIVYGEDRVLVVQPADTDELKIVHLNLPVSYISQNWPVLHVVASKDGMYLAVAGVHGLILYDLRNKKWRVFGDVTQEQKIECKGLLWLGKIIVVCNYIESSNTYELLFYPRYHLDQSSLLYRKQLLGKPMVMDVFQDYVLVTYRPFDVHIFHVKISGELSPSSSPVLQLSTVRELSIMTAKSHPASMRFIPDSTAEKALEKNNSLDILSQQPSRCLILRTNGELSVLDLDDGHEQLLSNSVELFWVTCGQSEEKANLIEEVSWLDYGHRGMQVWYPSPGVDPFKREDFLQLDPELEFDREIYPLGLLPNIAVVVGVCQRMSFSACSEFPCFEPSPQAQTILHCLLRHLLQRDKSEEALHLACLSAEKPHFSHCLEWLLFTVFDAEISRQSANKNQFSASLTPSSNSLLEKTCNLIKNFPEYVEVVVSVARKTDGRHWADLFSSAGRSTELFEECFQRRWYRTAACYILVIAKLEGPAVSQYCALRLLQATLDESLYELAGELVRFLLRSGREYENATTESDKLSPRILGYFLFRSPYRRQSSDLKSTSFKDLSPHIASVKNILETHASHLMSGKELSKLVAFVKGTQFDLVEYLQRERQGSARLENFASGLQLIGQKLQMDTLQSRLDAEFLLAHMCSVKFKEWIVVLATLLRRAEVLVDLFRHDLRLWTAYSRTLQSHPSFHNYLDLLDVLEEQLASVSDQDIQNGPAASSDHSSE, encoded by the exons ATGTACATGGCATATGGATGGCCCCAGGTCATCCCCTTGGAGAGCACCGCTGAtgccgccacctcctcctccccctctttcGATCGGATCGTCTACCTCAAGGTCATCAACCGCCATCTCCTCGTCGTCTCCCCCACCCACCTCGAGCTCTGGAGCTCCTCCCAG CATAAGGTGAGATTGGGCAAGTACGTGAGGGATGCCGATTCGGTCGAGAGAGAGGGCGAGAATCTGCaagccatttggagccctgacACCAAGTCGATCGCCGTTCTT ACTTCTGCATCATATCTTCATATTTATAAAGTCCATTTTTCTGGAAAAAGGCTTATGATTGGAGGCAAACAACTCCCTGGTCTGTTTCTTGCTAGTGTATCACTAGTTATCACTGAGAAGGCGCCTTTCCGAGAGAAAAATTTAGTAAT TAGCAATTTTGTGTGTGATAGCAAAAACATGCTGCTTGGACTTTCTGATGGACATTTGCAGCTTGTTTCTTGGATTGGAGAG TTCCCTAGCATCTTCAAAATTTGTTGCCAGCCAGCACATTCTGTAGTGGATGCATCTTCTGCTTTCCTAGGAAATGCAAGTGTGCAAGAATCTGTCCAGTGCTGTACTAGAAGTTCAGCCATTGTGCAGCTTGAGTTGTCATTACAACTGAGGTTGTTAGTTGTTTTGTTCTCTGGTTGTCAAATTGCACTTTGTTCTGTAAATAAAAAGGGTTTAAAGCAGACAAGCTTTATTAAAGCTGAAAGGTGGTTGAATACAGATGATGCAATGTGTGCTTCTGTAGCTTCTGATCAACAGATCCTTGCAGTTGGTTGTAGCAGGGGTGTTGTGGAATTATATGACCTGGCAGAGAATGCAACACATCTTCGCACAATTTCTTTGTATGACTGGGG GTACTCTATGGAGGATACTGGTCctgtcacatgtatatcttggacACCTGACAATTGTGCTTTTGCTGTGGGGTGGAAGTTTAGAGGGCTTACGGTTTGGTCTGCATCTGGGTGCCGATTGATGTGCACAATTCGTCAAATTGGAATGAGTTCAGCTTCATCTCCTATGGTTAAGCCTAATCAGGATTTAAAATTTGAGCCTCTTATTAGTGGGACCTCACAGGTTCAGTGGGATGAGTTTGGATACAAGCTTTATGCAATTGAAGAACGATCATCTGAGAggattttagcattttcatttggCAAATGCTGCCTTAACAGAGGGCTTTCAGGCACATCATATGTTCGCCAGATTGTATATGGTGAAGACCGAGTCCTTGTTGTGCAGCCTGCTGATACAGATGAACTTAAAATTGTTCACCTTAATCTGCCA GTATCTTATATTTCACAAAACTGGCCTGTTTTACACGTTGTTGCTAGCAAAGATGGTATGTACTTAGCAGTTGCAGGTGTCCATGGCCTCATACTGTATGACTTGCGCAACAAAAAGTGGCGAGTCTTTGGGGATGTTACACAAGAGCAAAAAATTGAGTGCAAAGGCTTATTATGGCTTGGCAAAATTATCGTTGTATGTAACTACATTGAGTCTTCTAACAC GTATGAGTTGTTGTTTTATCCAAGATATCATCTTGATCAGAGCTCATTACTCTACCGGAAACAATTACTCGGGAAACCAATGGTCATGGATGTGTTCCAGGACTATGTACTTGTTACTTATCGCCCATTCGATGTTCATATCTTCCACGTGAAGATCTCAGGAGAACTCTCACCTTCTAGTTCCCCAGTTTTGCAG CTTTCCACAGTACGGGAGCTTTCCATAATGACTGCAAAGAGCCATCCAGCCTCAATGCGCTTTATTCCTGATTCCACAGCAGAAAAGGCATTGGAAAAGAACAATTCTTTGGATATCTTATCTCAACAACCATCTAG ATGCCTTATATTACGTACAAATGGAGAGCTTTCAGTACTTGATTTGGATGATGGGCATGAGCAGTTGCTCTCTAACTCTGTTGAACTCTTTTGGGTTACTTGCGGCCAGTCTGAGGAGAAGGCTAATCTTATCGAGGAAGTTTCTTGGCTAGACTATGGCCATCGAGGAATGCAG GTGTGGTATCCGTCACCTGGTGTGGATCCATTCAAACGGGAAGACTTTTTGCAG CTGGATCCTGAGCTTGAATTTGATCGCGAGATTTATCCTCTGGGGCTTCTTCCGAACATCGCAGTTGTAGTTGGTGTGTGTCAAAGGATGTCTTTTTCAGCATGCTCTGAATTTCCATGCTTTGAGCCTTCCCCTCAAGCTCAGACTATCTTGCATTGTCTACTTAGACATCTTCTTCAG AGGGACAAAAGTGAAGAAGCATTGCACTTGGCATGTTTGTCAGCAGAAAAGCCTCACTTTTCCCACTGCCTGGAGTGGCTTCTCTTTACTGTATTTGATGCTGAGATATCAAG GCAAAGTGCAAACAAGAATCAGTTCTCTGCTTCATTAACACCttcaagcaactcactcttggagAAGACATGCAATCTAATAAAAAATTTTCCTGAATATGTGGAAGTTGTTGTTAGTGTTGCAAGGAAAACAGATGGCCGGCATTGGGCTGATCTATTCTCTTCTGCTGGAAGATCAACTGA GTTGTTTGAGGAATGTTTCCAACGCAGATGGTACAGGACAGCTGCTTGCTACATATTG gtTATTGCTAAGTTAGAAGGTCCAGCGGTGAGCCAGTACTGTGCCCTACGCCTATTACAA GCAACACTTGACGAGTCCTTGTACGAACTTGCTGGGGAGCTG GTACGATTCTTGCTTAGATCTGGAAGGGAGTATGAAAATGCTACTACAGAGTCTGACAAACTCTCTCCTAGAATTTTGGGTTATTTTCTTTTTCGTTCTCCATATCGTAGGCAGTCATCTGACTTGAAAAG cacatcatttaaagaccttaGTCCACACATTGCTTCTGTCAAGAATATTTTAGAGACTCATGCTAGCCACTTGATGTCTGGAAAAGAACTTTCAAAGCTTGTAGCATTTGTGAAGGGTACACAATTTGATCTGGTG GAATATCTTCAGCGAGAAAGACAGGGGAGTGCTCGCTTGGAGAATTTTGCTTCAGGGCTTCAACTGATTGGGCAGAAG CTCCAAATGGATACCCTCCAAAGTCGGTTGGATGCTGAATTTCTCTTGGCACACATGTGCTCTGTTAAATTTAAGGAATGGATTGTAGTTTTAGCTACTCTCTTGAGGCGTGCAGAG
- the LOC135609199 gene encoding uncharacterized protein LOC135609199, whose amino-acid sequence MVDSDGETTRTNGGVGADGGVPRPIEIEVGPSASEGELTLYSVICDFLAGVVLPPPEASPPAAFLRRLKFSYYKASPCLREASRNSARDLLLWTRRGGSPRALFVIAVGTITLLALTGLMICMFFLFAATLNAIIISFLVSSAAAGGFLVVFLTCLTAVYIGALLFATFVISTTTISAIVVVLIATGWIGFIWIVWLAVKKSVDLTRQSVSITSTAISAYSTAWQARQNVSSKSAD is encoded by the exons ATGGTGGACTCCGACGGGGAGACGACGAGAACCAACGGCGGAGTGGGCGCGGACGGTGGTGTCCCCCGTCCGATCGAGATCGAGGTTGGCCCCTCCGCCTCTGAGGGCGAACTTACGCTCTACTCCGTCATCTGCGACTTCCTCGCCGGCGTCGTCTTGCCACCGCCCGAGGCGTCGCCTCCTGCCGCATTCCTTCGGCGGCTCAAGTTTTCCTATTACAAGGCCTCCCCCTGCCTCCGAGAAGCTTCCAGGAACTCCGCCCGGGACCTCCTCTTGTGGACGCGCCGCGGTGGCTCTCCTCGTGCTCTGTTTGTCATCGCG GTTGGAACAATCACTCTTCTGGCATTGACAGGGCTGATGATTTGCATGTTTTTCTTGTTCGCGGCCACATTAAATGCTATCATTATCTCCTTTCTAGTATCATCTGCAGCTGCTGGAGGCTTTTTAGTTGTCTTCCTTACCTGCTTAACCGCAGTTTATATTGGAGCATTACTATTTGCAACTTTTGTGATTTCAACTACAACCATCTCAGCAATAGTTGTCGTCTTGATAGCTACTG GATGGATCGGATTCATCTGGATTGTTTGGCTTGCTGTTAAGAAAAGCGTGGACCTCACCAGGCAATCAGTGAGCATCACGAGCACTGCAATATCAGCATATTCAACTGCTTGGCAAGCAAGACAGAACGTATCATCCAAGTCTGCCGATTGA